The following nucleotide sequence is from Triticum dicoccoides isolate Atlit2015 ecotype Zavitan chromosome 7B, WEW_v2.0, whole genome shotgun sequence.
TCACCTCATTGGACGTCGCAACGCTGTGAGCCCCTACCGCCATGGCCACCTCTCCCCGATcgagcccacacacacacacacacacacacacacacacacacacacacacacacatgcgtgcgcgcgcgcacacacacacacacattcttTTCTGTTTTATAGTTACAGAAATGTTGAATGCTTTTTAGCTTTTTAtgcttttagttatagaaatgttagatgaATGGTAGATATATAAATGTTAGATGAATGttgttttttatacttttagttagATAAATGTTAGATATAAAAAAGTTGAGGAATTTTGACATTTTATCCAATTATTGTATAGCAATTACTATATGTATTGTAGATGAACGGTGGAATTTgcatatattttttgtttttttgttttttatacttATAGAAAAAAGTTGCATAAAGAATAAGTTGCATAGAAAAAAGTTGACCATGTATTAATAATATTTTAATGTTAATATATATTTTAATGTTAATTGACATACCATGTTAGTACTTACTCAAATAAAATGCATATTTCGGTGTATGCCTACCATGTGTTATATCATTGGTATAGTTTGTACCTTATGTTCATGTTATTGCATATATACTAGGTTGTATATCTATGTATACTTGCAAGTGTATGATGTTCTAGATAGGAAATGCATGGAATCATGTTATTCATGTTAGTATATTTCTTAGCTTGAAATGATATATGTTGATGCCATGACTTAGATGTTTacttgctagtatgatttcccttcTGTTTTTAAGTCACAACTATTATGATAGTGTTGTGTGCTAATGCCATACTTGATAGTCATGTTAATTAGTTGATATCAACTAAGCTATATGTTATATTGGTAGCATAGCACGATGTCTCATGTGATGATCCACCATGCTTTGTCACCCTAGCTAGCTATATAGTTtatgtagtacatatattgaatttcagaactttaatctttgaattatgaacataggaaatgactGACGACGACGATAAGATACAAGAGTATGAGTACTGTGGCGACGACCGGGGTCTGTGCGACAGGACTCACTTGGAAGGCGGTCGATGCTTCAGTATTAAGCTCGACGAGACCTTCGATGTTTATACGGTACGCAAtgacgacaagtctttttttgtaattaagcgtgACTTATGTTTCTTCAAAGTGTAATTTCCTCTATCTACAATTCAACTAGTGCATCCCCTGTCAAGCAAGACGTTACGTCTTGGAGAAGATGGATTTCAAAGATCATGAGAGTATGGAGACAAATAGAGTTCACCTCAAGACCCATCATGGTTATACTTTTGTCGCAAAGCTATACAATGTGATGACCTACTCCCATTTTGGTTGCTCGAATTGGgcagcactatgcaaggcgtatggttTATGTCACCTTCGATCTAGGTGATGATCTAGATGACATGGATGAAGATGATATCGACGAACATAATATCGACATTTGGGTCGATGTTCATACGCTTCCACttctacctctatgtgagtttctcaaatgtATTccataagtaatttatattgtatttataaaaatagttgacagcttatttccgttCTTCAAGAAATGTACGAAAAGTagtagacaaaacctactacaATTTTGGGTCTGATCTAAATTGCGAggagataaatcattttgtttcatGGATTAAAGATGTTGAGACTTTTAAGATGAATTATCATATCTCTCCAAGTTAttctcaatacgtgccactagtgcacgtgttcaactacggtaacatccatcgagatatcatggtaagatttttcCTATTATTTCATCAGTGCATTGTTTGCATAGATTCTTTTAAGCTAAACAACATTTTGCTAAGTATGTtattatgatgttcttcaacagaaactcccgacggATTGTATACCTAGATTTATGGAAATGAAAGGTGACCTGAGgattgttagcttacgaccaagtttGCGTACGTACCACCACAGTGCATACACTATTCGTAGAAGTGATGACATCCTTACAATCAAAGATTGGAGAAAAGTTCTGAAAGATCACAAATAACTACTTGGGGTCAACATGAAGCACAACCCACAAATGGGAGATAGGTTCACAtgtattctccataatggagaatcaggagttttcctattttatgctattttaccttcgaGAGAGAAGGAGGAGGTCTTAGGTATTTATGTGCTAGATTGTGCTAGAATGATGAGCTAGTTGTTcttatatgactatgatgatgagttatgtgctaccttatatgactatgatgatgagttgttattataatgatgataatgatgattaatggttccttcattaatttgcttactagctagcaacTAGTTCTCTCGATCTATATGTAGTAGCtatcgtcgaccaagcacggagaaagagtgtCACTTCTCTCTACATGTAGTacctagcatcgaccaagcacggagaaagagaggtcacttctctctatttgtagtagctagctaacacaatatgaaacccctaaaccctccaaaaccccttatttaaaaaaacaaaaattctaggccttttagtcccggtttgtgacaccaaccgggactaaaggcccgcaGCCCCCCGGCGCGAGCTCATGCCatgtggtgggcctttggtcctggttcgtgacgaaccggcactaaaggggggggggggggctttagtccccaccctttagtgccggttgcagaaccgacactaaaggtccttacaaaccgggactaaagacagaTTCTGCACTAGTGGAAGTGTAGTATTTTAAACAGAGACATTCTGTTGCATCGTAGGCGGATGGGGGAGAAGGGTTGTTCCTTTTTGTGCCCATGATAGGTCTATTGGCCGTCTTTTGTTTCGGTGCTCCGAGGGAGGTTTGTTTGGGGTACTATCCAATGTGCTTCAAATGTTTGTGGCTCCCTTGAACCTAATACAACATGTTGTATTATTGCTTGAACGCCTCCCTCCAAGTTGTTGGAGAATGATGGCGTAAAAACTGTGTTTCCAAGGATAGTTCCAATGATTGTCCTCTACGATTCATTTACTTTTTCACTATATTGATGATTGGTTAGTCTCTATGGAAGGAACAGGTgatgaagatctccggcgaggatcTAGAAAACCCGCGGTGGGCACGACCGAGGTTCTTGATCAAACAAAATGATGCTACCAGATGATTCAGGGAAGACACATGGTGGTGTGCCGCTTCTATTTGCTACGGTTGAGAAGTCatatatttattttattaaagcctAACAAAGGTGTATCATACAGTCAATTTTTCCTTATTGAATGCCCGCTCTACCTCATTGGTTATAAGAAATGGTGACATGGGTCCACATGAGAGCGAGTTCACAAACTATGGCGACTAGTAGTCAATGCATGTGTTCCTTCTTGAAAAAACTCCAAATGTACATGGTTATTGGCACTCAATAATACCCTCTCTTGGGCGAATATCACTAGCGCGAGGGTCCTAAATTCGGTGGGTTTTGGTTTAATTCAGGGTTGTTGTGGCTTGCTAACTGGGTTGTGGGTCTGACTAGTTTTTGTCCATGCGCTGCTATGGATGTTGTGTTTACATGGCAATGACACTATGGTTTGTCATTTTGTCTAAGTCAAAAAAATCTGTGCCATTTATAAAAATATTGCTTTTTCTAAATTCTCGCCTCCACATCTATTTATAAACCGCGATGACATGGGTGCACACGTTAATGAGTTCACAAACGGGCTACCAATAGTCAATACCCGTGTTTCGTTTGGGAAGAGAAAAAGCAAATTGCTAGCGTGCGCTCCCTAAGCcgtcagtgatgagtttgggtttgATCCCCTATGCTATTGCTCACTGGCACATGAGTCCACTCGGTTTCGTATATGTTATCCTTTTTCAAACGTCCACTCTCTCGTAGGTAGTAACTGGTGAGAGGGTATTGGAGCGCACAGCAGCTAGTTTGCAAACACTGGCTACCGCTCGTCAATGCTCCTTATTGAACACAAAGCAAAGCCTGCATGTGGCACCATGTTGCACATCCGAGTGAGCATAGGCTTACTGACTTTTGATAACAAAGGATAACCAAAAAAATTATGATCAACCTAAGGGGCTAATGATCAACAGTTTTATATGTTTGGACCAAAACAACACGCAAAAGGAGATTTTATTTTCACTTTAACTAAATTGGAGCTAAATCTGAAAACGACACACATAAAATTTACTGCAATTAAATCTGAAAACAGCAAAGCCATGGAGTACAGGTCCGGAACTCCAAACATGCAGTGCCAATTTTAATGGATTCATTTCAGTAGAGGTACAAATAAAAAGTAGTTGTGCACAATGCCCACCAAGAAGCAGGTTGCATAATCTGAGAAAGATGTAGACTAATCTGGACCAAAGGTTTGTGGTCCAAAGGCACAAGTTTCGGTTTTCATGATTCAATGAAACTGAGTTTTCATTTGACACTTTATCTTATTGAGCAGACATGGAGATATCAGCCTATCCGATACAATACCCCCTCTTCACGATTTTCCGGTCGGACTTTTTGGTGCCCTCTTCAATGAAAGAAGTACTCTGTAAAATAGTAACCATGAAATTCAGTTAGATAGTTAAAAGTTCATAATGTAAAAGTCAATTTTGTACAATGTAACCATGAAATTCAACGATAGTTTATTCATAACAGTTTTGAAGCTTGATTTTTAGTTATTTAAACTGTTAAATGTGTCGATTAGTTCATTCACTTTCCCCTATCACCTATTACTTTTGCCTATAAACAACTTAACTAAATTAAACATCTCTTCTCAATAATTCTTTTGCTGCATCATCTTAAGAAAACTTTGCTCTGCAATATAGCAACTTTATCAAAGATGCATACAATATAGCAACATAAAAAAGTCCTACGTGAATTTGAACTAATATTCTAATAAAGCCAGTGTCCCAATAGAGCCCCTCTTTTATGTTGCCTTCGTACTAAGCATCTCAAAACTGGGAACCACATTTCTATATTGGACAACATAGCGACGGTCCAGGGAAAACTAACTGTAGATCCCTACAGAGTACCGAGCTATATTTTTTGtatatctctgatgatttcagtaGAGAAAATCCCTTCATTACAAGACGAAAAGACTACTACTCGAGGAGTATGCGAGACTGTACCGGCACAATTCCTCCTCGCTGTCGCTGATCGGGGTCGGGGCTGCCTGCTGAGACGCTGTCGTCGCCGTCCCTTGGTCCTCGCCGAACTTCTTTGTCAGATCGTCCAGGAACTCGCTCAGCACCGGATCTTGGATCGGTGACTCCGGCACGCAGCAGACCACCTTGATGCCGACCTTGTCCAAGCAACCGCTGCGCGGCCCCTCCGTCCAGCGGACCGTGAAACGGCACGCGCACCCCTCCACGCCGTGCGCTGCCCTCTCTACCTGCATATTTGGTCGGCGCCTATTACTACTGAAGCATATGCGTGTGTTGACGAACGCACTGAGTAGGACGAGATGCGGAGGACTTACGGTTTCGAGGACGGCGTCGTAGTACTTGAGCTCCTCGACTTCGCCGTGGATATAGTAGGCGAGGCAGAGCTTGTCTCCCGGGCGGAGATCCCTGCAGTGGGCGTGGTCGAGGGGCAGGCATTCCTGGCGGAACCTGGCGCGGAGCGCGTCCACGTCGCCCGGGGATGCGAAGTCAGCCCCTGGATCGTATTCGTACCACTCGTCCGCATCCTCGGTGGAATTCTCGAACATGACGCGGAGCAAGCCTTGCTGCACCACCACGCGCGCGCCGTACCACGCCTCGTCGGACCGTGCGCGGTACTCCATTCGGGGCCGTgggcggcgccgcggcggcggcggcgccggc
It contains:
- the LOC119339223 gene encoding protein SAWADEE HOMEODOMAIN HOMOLOG 2-like; the protein is MFENSTEDADEWYEYDPGADFASPGDVDALRARFRQECLPLDHAHCRDLRPGDKLCLAYYIHGEVEELKYYDAVLETVKRAAHGVEGCACRFTVRWTEGPRSGCLDKVGIKVVCCVPESPIQDPVLSEFLDDLTKKFGEDQGTATTASQQAAPTPISDSEEELCRYSLAYSSSSSLFVL